DNA sequence from the Trichocoleus desertorum ATA4-8-CV12 genome:
TCTAACCCAAGCAAACCAACATGCAGGACTTTGCCGACATCCTAGACAACCGGGTGCTGATCGTTGCGCTTGTGTCTTGTCTTGTAGCTCAGGTCTTAAAAGTGATCGTTGAACTTGCTAAAAATCGCAAGTTAAATATTCGCGCTCTTGTAGAGACAGGCGGTATGCCTAGTGCCCACTCTGCTCTAGTAGCAGCCCTGGCAACTGGCGTGGGGCAAACCGTGGGCTGGGCCACGCCAGAGTTTGCGATCGCCTTTATCTTCGCCATTATTGTGATGTACGATGCGGCTGGAGTCCGCCAAGCTGCGGGCAAGCAGGCACGGATCTTGAACCAAATCATTGACGAAGTTCTGCACGAACAATATGAGTTTACAGAAGCACGCCTGAAAGAATTATTAGGTCATACACCCGTACAAGTCTTTGTCGGTTCTGCTTTAGGTGTCGCGATTTCTTGGTTTGCCGTACCCATGTTAGGTCGTGGCGTATAGGAGTTGGGAGTGAGCGATTGCTGATTCATTCGATCGCAACCCTGACTTAATCTGCTGAGAGCGTCACTGTAGGCTTGAGTAAGACCACGCGACGGCTATCTACCAACATGACCCAAAAGCCGCGATCGCTCAAAGTTTGTAGTGTGGCGTTCGCAGTGGTTTGATTGGTGGTATAGCCTGCCAGCAGGTAAGGCCGTTGTCCATAAGAAACCAAGCCTACATCCTGGCTCAGAATTTGCCTGACTTGGGCAGCAATCTCTGGCTGCTCGAAATAATCAACCAAAACTGCATAGCCTGACCCTAAAGGGCGAGGGCTATAAGCTAAATTACTCGAAGTTGAATTTGGAGGGGCTGGCTGTGGCTGAACTGTAGAGCTTGGAGCTTGTGCTGCTTGAACTTCAGGAGGACGAGCCACAGTTGCACTGAAACCGCTCGTTTCCTTAAGATACTGTGCCCAAGCATTAGCAATTCCTAAGCTACTAAAGCCACTAACACGAGTCACCACTTGGTTCTGGTAATCACAAACTGCCAAATCAGCCGTAGCGGGTAAAACTCGCTTTAGCTGTGCTTGCTTGTCTGCTGCTTGTCCAGCTACTAAAAGTAAATACTCCTCGGCCTTGGGTGGTTGGCATGCTGGGTAGCGAGTCTGCCCTATCACCACACTGCCTTTGAACACAACCTCCATCGCAGTTAGCAGAACTAAAGGCAGCAGAATGGTAGGCCATTGCTTCATCAGTGAGAAAAACTCAAGCATGCCAAACAAAGGGATGGATCAACAATTCCATCGTTGAGTGGAGTTTAGGATACCGATGCTAAAGAAGCAAGCGGATCAGGAATAGAAGCACTGGGAGCCTGGAATTCCCCAGTCAAAACAAACTCTAAACGCAGTTTTAGCCAAGTGATAAATTGAGGGTTCGTAGAAATCACCGCAACCGAAGACTGGGGACACTTCGCCTTTGCTGCTGCCAGTTCTGGAGCTTCTAGAAAAGCAGGTTGCTTAACTAACCAAAAATCAATCTCCTTTTCTTGTTCTCGATAATAGCGATGCCGCTCTTCTAGAACTTCATGAAAAGGTTCTTCTTCCAACAAAAAACGCTGACTAGCGACGACGTAATAATATGTTTGCATCTCGAATAATTCCCGTTCTTAAATCACTTGGTTGAAAGTTGCTGGGTTATAGCTCTCCCCGCATGGCTTGCCTCATCTCTCGCACTGCCCGCTCTAACCCAACGAGTGCAGCTCGACTGATGATGGTATGCCCAATGTTGAGTTCTTCCATGCCTTCTAAGCAAGCCACTGGGTAGACATTCCAGTAGGTGAGGCCATGTCCAGCATTGACTCGCAGCCCAGCCGCGATCGCCTGCCGACATCCCTCGGCTAAGATCTCTAGCTCCTTAGCTCGGCTCACTTCATCATGAGCCTCTGCATAACGCCCCGTATGCAACTCAATAAACTTGGCTCCCGTGGCCGCAGAAGCTTGAATTTGAGCGAGGTCAGCATCAATAAACAAACTGACTGGAATGCCAGCATTTTGTAGCTGGGCTACCACTTGCTCCATTCGCTGCCTTTGGGCTGCAATCTCCAACCCACCCTCTGTGGTCACCTCCTCCCGCCGTTCCGGAACCAGAGTCACATAGTCAGGCTTGATGTCGAGGGCGATCGCGACCATTTCATCAGTTGCTGCCATTTCCAAGTTCAAGTGAGTACGTACCGTCTGCCGCAACAGCCGCACGTCTCGATCTTGGATATGCCGTCGATCTTCGCGCAAGTGAACCGTAATGCCATCCGCCCCAGCCAACTCTGCTAAAACAGCCGCCGCTACCGGATCTGGCTCCACCGTTCGACGAGCTTGCCGAATCGTGGCAATGTGGTCAATGTTAACGCCAAGCGTAGGCAAACTAACTCTCTCCCCTACCCAGAACTTCCGTTCTTTATCTTACCTGAAAGGCTAAAGGGCTTACGTTAGCAATCGAGTTTCACAAATTTAAGTTGACGATTTTGAAGGGTGGATATCCTCACACTCAAACTCATGACCCATGTAGGATTAAGCAGAAATGTTTGTGTCTGAGCTTGGAGATACATGTAGCTGGTTAATATTCTCTTCCCACCTGCTGCCATTAAAGGGTGTAATTTGAAACCTTGTCAGCACATCACCATCAAGACACCGGACATTCACGTCGAAATCGTTGGGGTGAGAACGAGGCCGATAAAAAGCATGAATACCACAGGTACGACAGAACAGATGCTTGGCTGTGCCCGTGTTAAAGGTATAAGTGGTGAGTGCCTCAGAACCCGCTAGCAGCGTAAAGTCTTCCGGAGGCACAATCAAATGGAGAAATCCTTTTTTGTGGCAAACTGAGCAGTTACAGTCCACAGCTTCATGACGAGCCACACGCACCTGGAAGCGGACGGCCCCACAGTGGCACCCCCCTCCGTAAGTACTAGCTTCCTGCATGGTCAAATTTAACCTGTATAAAATACGGAGAGATAGAATCTCTTATCCTATTCTCCACATAAAGTTCGGTATTGGCACGAAGCCACTTAGTTAAGCTTCCTGGCTATTTTGATAACAGATGGAACGGCATATCGATCTGAGTTGCGGTTCGGCAAGAATCGGGGCTCTACTAGTTCAGCCTTTGAGCTGAGCTGATGATTGGTTTGCCGATTTTTCATTGAGATCTAGCAGGAATAAATCGTCACTAAGGGGCAACTGCCATGCAGATGGAGAAGCAGAAGCAGCAGCAAATTTTAGGTTATTTCATTGAAGAGGCGAAAGAACACCTCGAAACCCTGGAAAGCGGGCTGCTGGATTTGCGCTCTACAGTGGCAGATTCAGAACGAGTGAATGAGCTATTTCGAGCCGCCCACTCCATCAAAGGGGGGGCAGCGATGCTAGGGTTCACCAGCATTCACAAAATAGGTCACCGCCTAGAGGACTCATTTAAGCTTTTACAAGAGCATCCGATCGCCGTTGATCAACAGCTAGAATCTTTTTTTCTTAAAGGCTTTGATGCTTTGAAGGAATTAGTAGATTATCTTCAAGGGCCGTTTGGTCTGAGAGATGAAGACGCCGACCAGGTTTTGCAGGAGTCAGAACCTGCCTTTATAGAACTGCAAGACTATCTAAATCGCCTCATTGGTGTAGGTGGCAAATCGGCTGTGGCAATGGTTCAACCTAGCAGCACTAAAGCGTCTGCTCAACCACAAGCTCGCTCTGCTAGTTCAGAGAGCAGTTTGACGGCACAAGTCACGGTGGGCTTGAA
Encoded proteins:
- a CDS encoding divergent PAP2 family protein, which gives rise to MQDFADILDNRVLIVALVSCLVAQVLKVIVELAKNRKLNIRALVETGGMPSAHSALVAALATGVGQTVGWATPEFAIAFIFAIIVMYDAAGVRQAAGKQARILNQIIDEVLHEQYEFTEARLKELLGHTPVQVFVGSALGVAISWFAVPMLGRGV
- a CDS encoding DUF2488 family protein produces the protein MQTYYYVVASQRFLLEEEPFHEVLEERHRYYREQEKEIDFWLVKQPAFLEAPELAAAKAKCPQSSVAVISTNPQFITWLKLRLEFVLTGEFQAPSASIPDPLASLASVS
- a CDS encoding pyridoxine 5'-phosphate synthase — its product is MPTLGVNIDHIATIRQARRTVEPDPVAAAVLAELAGADGITVHLREDRRHIQDRDVRLLRQTVRTHLNLEMAATDEMVAIALDIKPDYVTLVPERREEVTTEGGLEIAAQRQRMEQVVAQLQNAGIPVSLFIDADLAQIQASAATGAKFIELHTGRYAEAHDEVSRAKELEILAEGCRQAIAAGLRVNAGHGLTYWNVYPVACLEGMEELNIGHTIISRAALVGLERAVREMRQAMRGEL
- a CDS encoding GFA family protein; the encoded protein is MQEASTYGGGCHCGAVRFQVRVARHEAVDCNCSVCHKKGFLHLIVPPEDFTLLAGSEALTTYTFNTGTAKHLFCRTCGIHAFYRPRSHPNDFDVNVRCLDGDVLTRFQITPFNGSRWEENINQLHVSPSSDTNISA
- a CDS encoding Hpt domain-containing protein, producing MEKQKQQQILGYFIEEAKEHLETLESGLLDLRSTVADSERVNELFRAAHSIKGGAAMLGFTSIHKIGHRLEDSFKLLQEHPIAVDQQLESFFLKGFDALKELVDYLQGPFGLRDEDADQVLQESEPAFIELQDYLNRLIGVGGKSAVAMVQPSSTKASAQPQARSASSESSLTAQVTVGLKLMLQLFKQKDSAASRQQLHVLCDRLLQLGKGINAWQNLVQTAQAAIANSQNSYQVLAPLVIKELKEASALVQTGRADEVAPSQKLLRLTSAPEPVRRAPKPTPEPTSTAMFMEPRLTAKALIQAFNKQQLVEIAELLLKAAK